The following proteins are encoded in a genomic region of Bernardetia sp. MNP-M8:
- a CDS encoding helix-turn-helix domain-containing protein has translation MKNKTGVPIQTLNQPDYWIDEINGMLYDAILVYMKEKNFNKTQLAVDLEISKKQASQLLNGEGNDFSLEKILEISLTIGKFPVFQLEDKEEYLSRKKS, from the coding sequence ATGAAAAACAAAACAGGTGTTCCAATACAAACTTTAAATCAACCTGATTATTGGATTGATGAAATAAATGGTATGCTCTACGATGCTATCTTAGTTTATATGAAGGAAAAGAACTTCAACAAAACTCAATTAGCAGTAGATTTAGAAATTAGTAAAAAACAGGCTTCTCAACTATTAAATGGAGAAGGCAATGATTTTAGTTTAGAAAAAATCCTAGAAATTTCTTTGACAATAGGTAAGTTTCCTGTTTTTCAGTTGGAAGATAAGGAAGAATACTTGAGTAGAAAGAAATCTTAA
- a CDS encoding GNAT family N-acetyltransferase, with translation MTKIVIYESVHQNGIDEMMNEIAVEFEEQIFPKVTVETPSIPDNYWVALYNGKVVGTVGVVVVQNEFGVLKKMMLKKEFRGKEFGLSKLLLETVIEWSEENQISKIYLGTMNQFKAAQTFYKKNGFREILENELPLNFLKNPLDKVFFVKDLNKLWIE, from the coding sequence ATGACAAAAATTGTTATTTATGAAAGCGTTCATCAAAATGGAATTGATGAGATGATGAATGAAATTGCAGTGGAATTTGAGGAACAAATATTTCCAAAAGTAACAGTTGAAACTCCTAGCATTCCTGATAACTATTGGGTTGCACTATATAATGGAAAAGTGGTTGGCACAGTCGGAGTTGTTGTTGTACAAAATGAGTTTGGAGTTTTAAAAAAAATGATGTTAAAAAAAGAGTTTCGTGGAAAAGAATTTGGACTCTCAAAACTATTGCTTGAAACTGTTATCGAATGGAGTGAGGAAAATCAAATTTCTAAAATCTATCTTGGAACAATGAACCAATTTAAAGCAGCTCAAACTTTCTATAAAAAAAATGGATTTAGAGAAATTTTGGAAAATGAATTACCTCTTAATTTCTTAAAAAATCCTTTAGATAAAGTATTTTTTGTAAAAGATTTGAATAAATTATGGATAGAGTAA
- a CDS encoding ISAs1 family transposase, which yields MLCILRSDKKLTVAYIHRSMCRSYKEVAQDLDIEVSSCISYTQLQRILKKVDYQGFNAINETFFHQYIYKDALEWYAIDGKELRGSIDDVAGEKRGQNVVSRTSHSTKQSSIVGWYNGSKDSEKTVVSHYFNSYDYLLGKYTLDALHLSSELPALIAKKGGIYLMQVKANQKLLLEDCKHIDDNLTTSYKKEAYQKAHGREEIRIGFGYEMNTESLPKRWKETKVKTLIVVERERKITKTQKKSKEKSYWVTNLPLNQINFLELFMAIREHWTIEVHHNTRDKQMGEDNLITRNENQSRFIAVCITLATNLLEVQKVENLTVLREELAYKERNVYHLFEHKRFL from the coding sequence ATGCTTTGTATTTTACGCTCTGATAAAAAACTGACAGTCGCCTATATTCATCGTTCTATGTGCCGTTCTTATAAAGAAGTAGCTCAAGATTTAGATATAGAAGTTTCTTCGTGTATTTCTTATACTCAACTTCAACGTATTCTAAAAAAAGTTGATTATCAAGGTTTTAATGCAATTAATGAAACCTTCTTTCATCAATATATTTATAAAGATGCTTTAGAATGGTACGCCATAGATGGAAAAGAACTTCGTGGTAGTATTGATGATGTAGCAGGAGAAAAACGAGGTCAAAATGTAGTTTCTCGTACTTCTCATTCAACTAAACAAAGTAGTATTGTAGGGTGGTACAATGGAAGTAAAGACTCGGAAAAGACTGTTGTATCTCATTATTTTAACTCCTACGATTACTTATTAGGTAAATATACGTTAGATGCTCTTCATTTGAGTAGTGAATTACCTGCTTTAATAGCAAAAAAAGGAGGTATTTATTTGATGCAAGTAAAGGCAAATCAAAAACTTCTTTTAGAAGATTGTAAACATATTGACGATAATTTAACTACTTCTTATAAAAAAGAAGCCTACCAAAAAGCGCATGGAAGAGAAGAAATACGAATCGGTTTTGGATATGAAATGAATACAGAATCATTACCCAAACGTTGGAAAGAAACGAAAGTCAAAACCCTGATAGTAGTAGAAAGAGAAAGAAAAATTACAAAAACACAGAAAAAAAGTAAAGAAAAAAGTTACTGGGTAACCAATTTACCTCTCAACCAAATTAATTTCCTAGAATTATTTATGGCTATAAGAGAGCATTGGACAATAGAAGTACATCATAATACAAGAGATAAACAAATGGGAGAAGACAATTTGATAACTAGAAATGAAAACCAAAGTAGGTTTATAGCTGTTTGTATAACACTAGCTACAAACCTATTGGAAGTGCAAAAAGTAGAAAATCTCACAGTACTCAGAGAAGAATTAGCCTACAAAGAACGAAATGTATATCACCTCTTTGAACATAAAAGATTTTTATGA
- a CDS encoding DUF4277 domain-containing protein, giving the protein MQFPLVSTSIDHLGLVSAIFNELGLVELIDSLIEQDIENRKISVGTSCKVPLARRSVPIAKQKN; this is encoded by the coding sequence ATGCAGTTTCCCTTAGTCAGTACATCTATAGACCATTTAGGATTAGTTAGTGCCATTTTTAACGAACTAGGCTTGGTAGAGTTGATAGACTCGTTGATTGAACAAGATATTGAAAATCGCAAAATAAGCGTTGGCACTTCTTGTAAAGTGCCACTCGCTCGTCGTAGTGTTCCAATAGCCAAACAAAAAAACTGA
- a CDS encoding S41 family peptidase, with translation MKLNFIYLISLLTFLLFSCEKGFFEEPVNDPETNFEIFWKEFDEYYAPFEFKDLNWQDEYSQNRPLVTPITTNEELWNICTQMIDKLDDSHTFMIDYYHDKKFFLSGSRTREHAIAEFSRKVVRENYMNFLYEVARDTAITYGLIQGKNIGYIHFGDMQGDYPRDIQKIVEKFDNTEGLIVDIRNNGGGDPDYAFTSAGAFSDGEHFIFTVQSKNGSAHDDFDEPTKKITQKPDGYRYLKPVVLITDRQTISAGEDFCLNMKAFSHVYHIGDKTSGGTSNLSAIRTLPNGWAFGFSYQKTLSPSGVSFEGVGIPPDFFIKNTNVDIQQGIDKVLEYAIAYLE, from the coding sequence ATGAAACTTAACTTCATATATTTGATTAGCCTATTAACATTCCTTTTGTTTTCTTGTGAAAAAGGATTTTTCGAAGAACCTGTAAATGACCCTGAAACAAACTTCGAAATATTTTGGAAAGAGTTTGATGAATATTATGCCCCTTTTGAATTTAAAGACTTAAACTGGCAGGATGAATACTCTCAAAATCGTCCTTTAGTTACGCCAATAACTACAAATGAAGAACTTTGGAATATTTGTACACAAATGATAGATAAATTAGATGATAGTCATACATTTATGATTGATTATTATCATGATAAAAAATTTTTTCTATCAGGAAGTAGGACAAGAGAGCATGCTATAGCTGAATTTTCACGAAAAGTAGTAAGAGAAAATTATATGAACTTCTTGTATGAAGTGGCTAGAGATACAGCTATTACATACGGTTTGATTCAAGGTAAAAATATCGGATATATCCATTTTGGAGACATGCAAGGAGATTATCCTAGGGATATTCAAAAAATTGTAGAAAAGTTTGACAATACTGAAGGTTTAATCGTTGATATTAGGAATAATGGTGGTGGAGACCCTGACTATGCGTTTACTTCAGCAGGAGCATTCTCTGATGGAGAACACTTCATCTTCACTGTGCAGTCTAAAAATGGTTCTGCACATGATGATTTTGATGAGCCAACAAAAAAAATTACACAGAAACCTGATGGTTATAGGTATCTAAAACCAGTAGTTTTAATTACAGATAGACAAACGATTAGTGCAGGTGAAGATTTTTGTCTAAATATGAAAGCTTTTAGTCATGTATATCATATAGGAGATAAAACATCAGGAGGAACGTCCAACTTATCTGCAATTAGAACACTACCAAATGGTTGGGCTTTTGGATTTTCATATCAAAAGACATTAAGCCCTTCTGGTGTAAGTTTTGAAGGAGTTGGAATACCTCCAGATTTTTTCATAAAAAATACGAATGTGGATATTCAGCAGGGAATAGATAAGGTGCTAGAGTATGCAATTGCTTACCTAGAATAA